A stretch of the Bacillus licheniformis DSM 13 = ATCC 14580 genome encodes the following:
- a CDS encoding MFS transporter encodes MEKTIKHDPNYYKKIIIALCLGWVAIWIYRTILTPIYPQIQESLGNISDTQIGLVASIYFFAYTGMQIPSGALVDKFGQKKVLIPAFIVFALATFVIGTSSTIMQVYIGSLLAGISTGSYYGAAFSLSAKHTPKDKKSFSNAIINSGSALGMVIGLIGSSVLVGGFEIQWNYMLFITAIVIVAVTFVFVLFIKQDKTSDKEVAEEKKDTVQSTDIQNESLFSPRQLVVYFVYFATCYGYYMIVTWLPSFLVAEKGFAQGSVGYVAALVAVTAVPGALIFTKYIDKNAHLRLRLILFLLIAAAVTISLTVFAPNPAVLYIALILYGLLGKLAIDPVLITYVSDSVSGDRVARALTLFNFFGMSSSVIAPTLTGYIGDVTGSRVLAFYIATILLAAAALLFFLVVMLRQNKTAAN; translated from the coding sequence GTGGAAAAAACAATTAAACATGACCCCAATTATTACAAAAAGATAATTATTGCATTGTGTTTAGGGTGGGTCGCTATTTGGATTTATCGTACAATACTTACGCCAATATATCCGCAGATTCAAGAATCATTAGGGAATATTAGTGACACGCAAATAGGGTTGGTTGCTTCTATTTATTTCTTTGCATATACGGGTATGCAAATTCCATCAGGAGCACTTGTCGATAAATTTGGACAAAAAAAGGTGTTAATTCCTGCATTTATCGTTTTTGCGCTGGCTACATTTGTGATTGGCACAAGTTCAACTATCATGCAAGTATACATTGGTTCGTTATTGGCTGGTATTTCGACTGGTTCATATTACGGTGCAGCCTTTTCCTTATCAGCTAAACATACGCCAAAAGATAAAAAAAGCTTTTCCAATGCGATTATAAATAGCGGTTCAGCATTAGGGATGGTAATTGGACTAATCGGATCATCGGTTTTAGTAGGCGGTTTTGAAATTCAATGGAATTATATGCTTTTTATAACAGCTATCGTTATCGTAGCTGTAACATTTGTGTTTGTGCTGTTTATTAAACAAGATAAAACATCAGATAAGGAAGTGGCTGAAGAGAAGAAAGACACTGTACAAAGCACAGATATTCAAAATGAAAGCTTATTTTCTCCAAGACAATTAGTTGTATATTTTGTATATTTTGCAACATGCTATGGCTATTATATGATTGTAACTTGGTTGCCGTCCTTTCTTGTAGCAGAAAAAGGATTTGCTCAAGGTTCAGTAGGATATGTAGCTGCACTAGTTGCGGTCACTGCAGTGCCTGGTGCTTTGATATTTACTAAATATATAGACAAAAATGCACATTTGCGTCTGCGTTTAATTTTATTTTTATTAATTGCAGCAGCAGTAACAATTAGTTTGACAGTGTTTGCACCAAATCCTGCAGTACTGTATATTGCGTTAATTTTATATGGCTTATTAGGTAAACTTGCGATTGATCCAGTTTTAATAACCTATGTATCTGATTCCGTATCAGGAGACAGAGTTGCCAGAGCATTAACTCTCTTTAACTTCTTTGGAATGAGTTCATCTGTTATTGCACCAACACTTACTGGTTATATTGGTGATGTAACCGGCTCGCGAGTATTAGCATTCTATATTGCAACCATTCTTCTTGCAGCAGCAGCGTTGCTATTTTTCCTTGTGGTTATGTTAAGACAGAATAAAACAGCAGCTAACTAA
- a CDS encoding PucR family transcriptional regulator — translation MTTLKEILSVLQFSDLTLLNEQGDLERVVEMVDITETPDIKNFTTPHSLIVTTGMSYQDDQSGLINLIRELNDIQVAGLGIKLSRFLKKLDDEVIAFANKLKFPIIEIPESWNLGSITHHISSFILDEETEKLHFALDIQQELNAMLMQGFSLNMMIERLSRLIKVPVMLLNSFHQVESSSHHFHQNSEHVQKNLNYFRRYLNSEQTEPNHNGVFQEEYAVFKVPAFKYFPYYLMISNVNLLNYPISLLTIEQAVNTLSLAIYKNSKIKEAEQQDVNHFFTTLMSEHPDNLVSLAQHTDLLKKYHIQPSTFYQVIICGIDKEKNVENSAYLNERYQMTFEWLTHKFTGIDPSISIYMSQGERRFTILLQRRHHYYLEYCRYIQKEYQLFFNSSLSFGIGNEVSELSQLPLSFFEANEAYDNKYEQGEMEFIEPYKSKSVEELLQLIPTNKLKPFIIYTLGPLAYPQTTKEKELRFTLSVYMANQCDLTKTSEDIFIHRNTVKYRIKKCEEILGQSVESPDTSLSIRLALFASEKISL, via the coding sequence ATGACAACATTAAAAGAAATATTATCTGTACTGCAATTTTCAGATTTAACATTGCTGAATGAGCAGGGCGATTTGGAACGAGTGGTAGAAATGGTTGATATTACAGAAACGCCTGATATTAAAAATTTTACAACGCCGCACTCACTTATCGTCACAACAGGAATGAGCTATCAGGATGATCAATCCGGACTAATCAATCTTATTAGAGAGTTAAATGATATACAAGTTGCTGGTCTAGGTATCAAGCTATCCCGATTTTTAAAAAAATTAGATGATGAGGTTATTGCATTTGCAAATAAATTAAAATTCCCAATTATTGAAATTCCGGAAAGTTGGAATTTGGGATCCATTACTCATCATATATCTTCATTTATCTTGGATGAAGAAACAGAAAAATTACACTTCGCATTAGATATCCAACAAGAGTTAAATGCTATGCTAATGCAAGGGTTTAGCCTGAACATGATGATTGAACGTTTAAGTAGACTCATAAAGGTTCCTGTAATGCTGCTAAATTCTTTTCATCAAGTTGAATCATCGAGTCATCACTTTCATCAAAACTCAGAACATGTTCAAAAAAACCTTAATTATTTCAGAAGATATTTAAATTCAGAGCAAACCGAACCAAATCATAATGGTGTTTTCCAGGAAGAATATGCTGTATTTAAGGTTCCTGCATTTAAATATTTTCCGTATTATCTTATGATTTCAAATGTTAATTTGCTCAACTATCCGATTAGTTTATTAACAATAGAACAGGCAGTGAACACACTTAGTCTCGCTATTTATAAAAATAGTAAAATCAAGGAAGCAGAGCAGCAGGACGTGAACCATTTTTTCACAACACTTATGTCCGAACATCCTGACAACCTTGTTTCACTAGCACAACACACTGATCTTTTAAAAAAATATCACATTCAACCTTCTACATTCTATCAAGTGATTATTTGCGGGATTGACAAAGAAAAGAATGTAGAAAATAGCGCCTACTTAAATGAGCGATATCAGATGACTTTTGAGTGGCTGACGCATAAGTTTACTGGAATTGACCCTTCCATTAGCATATATATGTCTCAGGGAGAACGCAGATTTACGATACTTCTGCAAAGAAGACATCATTATTATTTGGAATACTGCAGATATATCCAAAAAGAGTATCAGCTATTTTTTAATAGCTCCCTTTCATTTGGCATTGGTAATGAGGTTTCCGAGCTTTCACAATTGCCACTGTCTTTTTTCGAAGCGAATGAGGCTTATGATAATAAATATGAACAAGGCGAAATGGAATTTATAGAGCCCTACAAATCCAAAAGCGTAGAAGAATTATTACAACTCATTCCAACGAATAAATTAAAGCCATTTATCATTTATACACTCGGTCCTTTAGCCTATCCTCAGACAACGAAGGAAAAAGAACTAAGATTCACATTAAGTGTCTATATGGCAAACCAATGTGATCTTACAAAAACCTCAGAAGATATTTTTATTCACCGTAATACTGTGAAATATCGTATTAAAAAATGCGAAGAAATATTAGGTCAATCTGTAGAGTCTCCTGATACATCACTGAGCATTCGTTTGGCGTTATTTGCTTCAGAGAAAATATCGTTGTGA
- the allB gene encoding allantoinase AllB, producing MNFDSIIKNGLVILENGEQEVEVGIKDGKIAAIGQDLGTSAKIIDAKGSIVSPGMIDAHVHITEPGGGYRDEWEGYDTGTRAAAKGGVTTFIEMPLNQVPATVDEESIQEKFKAGKGKLSVDVASYGGLVPFDLDGGIQELDSNGVVAYKCFLATCGDRSIEGDFMNVDDYSLYEGMKQIAKTGKILSIHAENAAITDKLGEIASKNGETSLRAYVDSRPVFTEVEPIRKIILFAKETGCRVHIVHIACEEGVDEIVKAQQEGVDITCETCTHYLYFYKEELDHIGPVVKCSPPIREQSRLEGMWNRVLNGDISFVTSDHSPCTPDLKATDNAFEAWGGIAGLQNNVDVLFDEGVQKRNMPLSKFAAIIATNPAKRFNLASKGSIAVGKDADFVFIKKDAPYELKAEDLAYRHKISPYIGRKIGAQVVKTILRGVEIYDKEKGISNEKVGRFIP from the coding sequence ATGAATTTTGATTCAATTATCAAAAATGGATTAGTCATTCTAGAAAATGGTGAACAAGAAGTCGAAGTAGGGATCAAAGATGGCAAAATCGCAGCAATCGGTCAGGATTTGGGTACAAGTGCAAAAATTATCGATGCAAAAGGATCTATTGTATCTCCAGGTATGATTGATGCACATGTGCATATCACAGAGCCGGGCGGCGGCTATCGTGATGAATGGGAGGGCTATGACACAGGAACACGTGCCGCTGCAAAAGGCGGTGTAACGACGTTTATTGAAATGCCATTAAATCAAGTGCCAGCAACGGTAGATGAGGAATCTATTCAAGAAAAATTTAAAGCCGGAAAAGGAAAATTATCAGTAGACGTTGCGAGTTACGGCGGTTTAGTACCATTTGACTTAGATGGGGGTATTCAAGAATTAGATAGCAATGGTGTTGTTGCATATAAATGTTTTTTAGCAACATGTGGCGACCGTTCTATAGAAGGAGATTTCATGAACGTAGATGACTATTCCCTCTACGAAGGCATGAAACAAATTGCGAAGACAGGCAAAATATTATCTATACACGCTGAAAATGCCGCAATTACCGATAAGTTAGGGGAAATAGCATCTAAAAATGGGGAAACTTCATTGCGTGCTTATGTAGATTCTCGACCCGTATTTACTGAAGTAGAACCGATTAGAAAAATTATTCTATTTGCGAAAGAAACGGGATGTCGTGTACACATCGTTCATATAGCTTGTGAAGAGGGCGTAGACGAAATTGTCAAAGCACAACAGGAAGGGGTCGATATTACATGCGAAACATGTACACACTATTTATATTTCTATAAAGAAGAACTAGATCATATCGGACCGGTTGTAAAATGCTCTCCGCCAATCCGTGAGCAATCACGCTTAGAAGGCATGTGGAATCGGGTATTAAACGGAGATATTTCATTCGTAACATCAGACCATTCACCATGTACCCCGGACTTAAAAGCTACGGATAATGCATTTGAAGCTTGGGGAGGTATCGCAGGTTTACAAAATAATGTCGATGTATTATTTGATGAAGGTGTGCAAAAACGTAATATGCCATTATCCAAATTTGCAGCCATTATTGCTACAAACCCTGCGAAACGTTTTAATCTCGCATCAAAAGGCAGTATTGCAGTAGGGAAAGATGCGGATTTCGTATTTATTAAGAAAGATGCACCTTATGAATTAAAGGCTGAGGACTTAGCATATCGACACAAAATTAGTCCGTATATTGGCCGCAAAATTGGTGCTCAGGTAGTGAAAACAATCCTTCGCGGTGTCGAAATCTATGATAAAGAAAAAGGAATTTCAAATGAAAAAGTAGGAAGATTTATTCCTTAA
- the allC gene encoding allantoate deiminase, with protein sequence MDIRSTFETLDKKFTSFGGLEQGGITRLLYSPEWIAAVRELEATFKEEGLEVSFDDVGNLSGRLVGSKHPEETILTGSHIDTVVEGGHLDGQFGILSALVAVKYLKEKHGQPLRTIEVLSLAEEEGSRFPYTFWGSKNFFNLAKKSDVETIEDADGIKFEDAMHESGFDYRKTDHVRDDIKAFVEVHIEQGKVLEAENKAIGVVTGIVGQKRYTINLKGEANHAGTTPMSLRRDTVVAYSEIVTDLTKRAREIGEPLVLTFGHVTPVPNTVNVVPGEITFSIDCRHIDQQLLNNFAKEIEDKVKAVAEANNMTYDINLWMDEAPSLMDKEIIKIIEQAAKANVGDSYKLMPSGAGHDAQIFADFVPTAMLFVPSIGGISHNTNEETKIEDLVKGIEVLKDVLFELAYKE encoded by the coding sequence ATAGATATTCGATCAACCTTTGAAACGTTGGATAAGAAATTCACAAGTTTTGGCGGTTTAGAACAAGGGGGTATTACGCGTCTGTTATACTCTCCTGAATGGATTGCTGCAGTTCGCGAACTGGAAGCGACATTCAAGGAAGAAGGTTTAGAAGTAAGCTTTGATGATGTTGGAAACTTATCTGGTCGCCTTGTTGGAAGTAAGCATCCTGAAGAAACTATTTTAACAGGATCACATATCGATACAGTTGTAGAAGGCGGTCATCTGGATGGACAATTCGGTATCTTATCTGCATTGGTTGCTGTGAAATATTTAAAAGAAAAACATGGTCAACCATTACGAACAATAGAAGTACTATCTCTCGCAGAAGAAGAAGGAAGCCGATTCCCATATACATTTTGGGGAAGTAAAAACTTCTTTAACTTAGCCAAAAAATCGGATGTTGAAACAATAGAAGATGCTGATGGAATTAAATTTGAAGATGCAATGCACGAATCGGGTTTTGATTACCGTAAAACAGATCATGTTCGTGACGATATTAAAGCATTTGTTGAAGTACATATCGAACAAGGGAAAGTATTAGAGGCGGAAAATAAAGCGATAGGTGTTGTAACTGGGATTGTTGGCCAAAAACGTTACACAATTAACTTGAAAGGTGAAGCAAATCACGCTGGCACGACACCGATGTCATTACGAAGGGATACAGTTGTTGCATATAGTGAAATTGTAACAGACTTAACGAAACGAGCTAGAGAAATTGGGGAGCCTCTTGTATTAACGTTTGGACATGTCACTCCTGTTCCAAACACGGTAAATGTCGTCCCTGGAGAAATTACTTTTTCGATAGACTGTCGTCATATTGATCAACAACTATTAAATAATTTTGCGAAAGAAATTGAAGATAAAGTTAAAGCGGTTGCAGAAGCAAACAACATGACTTATGACATTAATTTATGGATGGATGAAGCACCGTCATTGATGGATAAAGAAATCATTAAAATAATTGAACAAGCAGCTAAGGCCAATGTGGGGGACAGCTATAAATTGATGCCATCTGGTGCAGGTCATGATGCGCAAATTTTTGCGGATTTTGTCCCAACAGCAATGCTGTTTGTACCTTCTATTGGCGGAATTAGCCACAATACCAATGAAGAAACGAAGATAGAAGACCTTGTGAAGGGGATTGAAGTATTGAAAGATGTATTGTTTGAACTAGCTTATAAGGAATAA
- the allE gene encoding (S)-ureidoglycine aminohydrolase, translated as MSYLNHNQGYREGLLETRSVIKKDNYAVITPDGLVNNVVPGFEDCDVTILGSPRLGARFVDYLVTVKNKGGNKTGFAGDGIQSFVYVEYGKINAFADGEKYELAKGGFLYVPPHLQLTFENNNNGEDSRLFLYKKRYQPLEGHTPEIVAGNVNNIKQEAYEGMKEVLIQDLLPKEIAYDMNIHILSFEPGASHGYIETHVQEHGAYILSGRGVYNLDNEWMPVDKGDYIFMGAYTPQATYAIGLDEPFSYIYSKDANRDINL; from the coding sequence ATGAGTTACTTAAATCATAATCAAGGATACAGAGAAGGTTTATTAGAAACACGTTCAGTAATAAAAAAGGATAATTATGCGGTAATCACACCTGATGGCTTGGTTAATAATGTTGTACCTGGCTTTGAAGATTGTGATGTAACGATTTTAGGATCCCCGCGTTTAGGTGCAAGGTTTGTAGATTATTTGGTAACAGTTAAAAACAAGGGCGGAAACAAAACAGGTTTTGCCGGTGATGGTATCCAATCATTTGTGTACGTTGAATATGGTAAAATCAACGCTTTTGCGGATGGTGAAAAATACGAATTAGCAAAAGGCGGATTCTTATATGTGCCTCCACACTTACAATTGACATTTGAAAATAATAATAATGGTGAGGACAGCCGTTTGTTTTTATACAAAAAGCGCTATCAGCCGCTTGAAGGACATACACCAGAAATCGTTGCAGGTAATGTGAATAACATTAAACAAGAAGCCTATGAAGGTATGAAAGAAGTATTAATTCAAGATTTACTGCCAAAAGAAATCGCATATGACATGAACATTCATATTCTTTCATTCGAGCCAGGTGCTTCGCATGGTTACATTGAAACGCACGTTCAAGAACACGGTGCCTATATATTAAGTGGACGAGGTGTTTACAACTTGGACAACGAGTGGATGCCAGTTGACAAAGGTGACTATATTTTTATGGGAGCTTATACGCCGCAAGCAACCTATGCAATTGGTTTGGATGAACCATTCTCGTATATTTATTCTAAGGATGCGAATAGAGATATTAATCTATAA
- the allD gene encoding ureidoglycolate dehydrogenase, translated as MSEPLVYVERNRLRQLMKDKLVKAGLPEEQADKTADLLIFADERGVHSHGAVRMQYYSERALKGGYNLKPNLSFEKTGPASGIYHGDNALGHYVSYQAMKKAIELAKTSGIGVVGVKEMGHSGAIGYYAHQAALEGMAALTVCQSDPMVVPFGGTEPYFGTNSIAFSAPRKDGSPILFDMATTVQAWGKILDARSKNKSIPDSWAVDKNGAPTTDPFKVNALLPMAGPKGYGLAMMVDILSGSLLGLPFGKHVTSMYKDLSEYRRLGQLHLVINPEYFGGKEQFLEKISQMVEELHDNPPAEGFNKVYYPGEIQIDVMKQYKKTGIPVTKEILDYLESDKIY; from the coding sequence ATGAGTGAACCATTAGTGTATGTAGAACGTAATCGTCTCCGGCAGCTAATGAAAGATAAATTAGTGAAAGCAGGTTTACCTGAAGAACAAGCGGATAAAACAGCTGATTTACTCATTTTTGCAGATGAACGAGGTGTTCACTCACATGGTGCAGTAAGAATGCAATACTATTCCGAACGTGCATTAAAAGGTGGATATAACCTGAAACCAAACTTAAGCTTCGAAAAAACGGGCCCTGCATCGGGGATTTATCACGGAGATAATGCATTAGGGCATTATGTGAGTTATCAAGCAATGAAAAAGGCAATCGAATTAGCAAAAACATCAGGGATCGGTGTTGTCGGTGTTAAAGAAATGGGACACAGCGGTGCTATTGGTTATTATGCACATCAAGCAGCATTAGAAGGTATGGCGGCATTAACAGTATGTCAATCTGATCCCATGGTCGTGCCATTTGGCGGCACCGAACCATACTTTGGCACCAACTCAATTGCTTTTAGTGCGCCTAGAAAAGACGGTAGTCCAATCCTTTTTGATATGGCAACAACGGTACAAGCCTGGGGGAAAATCTTAGATGCAAGAAGTAAAAACAAATCTATCCCAGACTCATGGGCAGTGGATAAAAATGGAGCGCCAACAACAGACCCGTTTAAGGTAAATGCATTATTACCAATGGCTGGGCCTAAAGGATACGGGTTAGCGATGATGGTTGATATTTTATCGGGGAGTTTGCTCGGCTTGCCATTTGGCAAGCATGTCACTTCTATGTATAAAGATTTATCGGAGTACCGTCGATTAGGGCAGCTTCATCTCGTAATCAATCCTGAATACTTTGGTGGGAAGGAGCAATTCCTCGAAAAAATATCTCAAATGGTTGAAGAATTACATGACAACCCACCTGCTGAAGGATTTAACAAAGTGTATTATCCCGGTGAAATTCAAATAGATGTGATGAAACAGTATAAAAAAACAGGTATCCCAGTTACAAAGGAAATTTTAGATTATTTAGAGTCAGACAAAATTTACTAA
- the allD gene encoding ureidoglycolate dehydrogenase, which translates to MRVSKQELFHLIKQKLIKAGLNEGAAHDVSDVLTFADHRGIHSHGAVRVEYYAERIAKGGITANPNYTFEQTGPASAVFSGDNGPGHQAAKQAMEKAIEMAKNSGVAVVGMKNISHSGALGYFVEMAAEQDMVALSMCQSDPMVVPFGGTEPYFGTNPIAFSAPSADERMITFDMATTVQAWGKVLDARSKNESIPETWAVDAAGAPTTNARDVHALVPIAGPKGYGLMMMVDVLSGSLLGVPHGVHVSSMYQDLTKGRDLGQIHIVINPAYFTDLTAFKQQISTMLDELKAQPAAEGYGEIYYPGERGKLRSAKYDKEGIEIVDDIYNYLVSGDVHYNRYHGKNRFAE; encoded by the coding sequence ATGCGCGTATCTAAGCAGGAGCTGTTTCATTTAATCAAACAGAAGCTGATCAAAGCTGGATTAAACGAAGGAGCCGCACACGATGTTTCAGATGTATTGACATTCGCCGATCATAGAGGGATCCATTCCCATGGTGCAGTACGTGTGGAATACTATGCCGAACGAATCGCAAAAGGCGGTATTACAGCAAACCCAAACTACACATTTGAACAAACAGGACCTGCATCCGCCGTCTTTAGCGGAGATAATGGCCCAGGTCACCAAGCAGCAAAACAAGCGATGGAAAAAGCAATCGAAATGGCAAAAAATTCAGGTGTTGCTGTTGTAGGCATGAAGAATATTTCGCATAGTGGTGCATTGGGTTACTTTGTTGAAATGGCAGCAGAACAGGACATGGTTGCTTTAAGCATGTGCCAATCAGATCCAATGGTCGTACCGTTTGGAGGAACAGAACCATACTTTGGCACCAATCCAATTGCTTTTAGCGCACCATCGGCTGATGAACGCATGATCACATTTGATATGGCGACAACTGTTCAGGCATGGGGAAAAGTATTGGATGCAAGAAGTAAAAATGAATCGATCCCGGAAACATGGGCAGTAGATGCAGCCGGTGCACCAACAACGAATGCAAGAGATGTCCATGCACTTGTGCCAATTGCCGGTCCAAAAGGTTATGGATTGATGATGATGGTGGATGTCTTATCAGGCAGCCTTCTTGGAGTACCTCATGGCGTACATGTATCTTCCATGTATCAAGACCTGACAAAAGGCCGAGATTTAGGGCAAATTCATATTGTGATCAACCCTGCATACTTCACAGATTTAACTGCTTTTAAACAACAGATTTCGACGATGCTTGATGAATTAAAAGCACAACCGGCAGCAGAAGGCTATGGGGAAATTTATTATCCGGGTGAGCGCGGTAAATTAAGAAGTGCAAAATATGATAAAGAAGGAATTGAAATTGTAGACGATATTTATAACTACCTCGTTTCAGGCGATGTTCATTACAATCGTTATCATGGAAAGAATAGATTTGCAGAATAA
- a CDS encoding acyl-CoA synthetase FdrA — MLYTIIKENTYQDSIVLMLLSNKLSAIDGINKVSIMMGTPANKDIFKSSGLGTDELEKANPNDIVIVIDTNQEEKVSEVKEEVEAALKGDSASQDRAKDQEAHNWKRAMELANNPNLALISIPGQYAAMEAENALNEGLHVFLFSDNVSKEDEVKLKQKAHEKGLLVMGPDCGTGIIHGVPLAFTNIVNKGDIGVVGASGTGIQEVTCIIDRLGKGVTNAIGTGGRDLSTEVGATMVLDSIKALNQDPQVKVITVISKPPAKEVQQKVLNVLRNIEKPVVTLFLGDKPTYQEENIYHAYTLEEAAVVSVQLSNGDKPNFKPTVAENVNVSLKDSQVGIKGYYSGGTLASEAAVLVKEAFKEEVPEEKKGAYILKTKHHEIIDLGDDIYTQGKPHPMIDPEKRIEMLETSGNDPETAVIMIDNVIGYGSHDDMANELAPAIKRILANAHQDGRELAVLVTVVGTDKDPQGYEKQIETLKESGAMICETNDQMVRTAIKLAGGKVEQPVLDIQKFEYTQEDLTVDEKIMSLINTKPSVINIGLKSFTAAVQKSGSECVQFNWRPIAGGDEKLMKVLQYLNYYEGETI, encoded by the coding sequence ATGTTATACACAATTATAAAAGAAAACACCTATCAAGATTCTATCGTGTTAATGCTTTTATCAAACAAGTTATCTGCAATAGATGGTATAAACAAAGTTTCTATCATGATGGGAACACCAGCTAACAAAGACATTTTTAAATCTTCGGGTTTGGGCACAGATGAATTGGAAAAAGCAAACCCAAATGATATCGTCATCGTTATAGATACAAACCAAGAAGAAAAGGTATCGGAAGTGAAAGAAGAAGTAGAAGCAGCTTTAAAAGGAGACTCTGCTTCACAAGACAGAGCTAAAGACCAAGAAGCACATAACTGGAAGCGTGCAATGGAGCTTGCGAACAACCCTAATCTGGCATTGATCTCCATTCCTGGTCAGTATGCAGCAATGGAAGCGGAAAATGCATTGAATGAAGGGTTACATGTATTTCTATTCAGCGACAATGTATCTAAAGAAGATGAGGTTAAGTTGAAACAAAAGGCGCATGAAAAAGGATTATTAGTCATGGGACCAGACTGCGGTACTGGAATTATTCACGGCGTGCCACTGGCATTTACAAATATCGTGAATAAAGGAGATATTGGCGTTGTGGGTGCATCAGGTACAGGGATTCAGGAAGTGACATGCATCATTGACCGTCTTGGTAAAGGTGTAACAAACGCAATTGGTACAGGTGGTCGGGATTTATCAACAGAGGTTGGTGCTACCATGGTTTTAGATAGTATCAAAGCATTAAATCAAGATCCACAAGTAAAAGTGATTACAGTAATTTCTAAACCGCCTGCAAAGGAAGTGCAGCAAAAAGTATTAAATGTGTTAAGAAATATTGAAAAACCGGTTGTTACGTTATTTTTAGGAGATAAACCAACTTATCAGGAAGAAAATATTTATCATGCGTATACACTTGAAGAAGCAGCGGTTGTATCTGTTCAATTATCCAATGGCGACAAACCGAATTTTAAACCGACAGTGGCTGAAAATGTAAACGTGTCGTTAAAAGATTCACAAGTTGGTATTAAAGGTTATTACTCGGGCGGCACCTTGGCATCTGAAGCAGCTGTGTTAGTGAAAGAGGCATTCAAAGAAGAAGTACCTGAAGAGAAGAAAGGTGCCTATATTCTAAAAACAAAACATCATGAAATTATTGACTTAGGCGATGATATTTATACCCAGGGGAAGCCACACCCGATGATTGATCCTGAAAAACGCATCGAAATGCTTGAAACATCTGGAAACGATCCTGAAACAGCAGTCATCATGATTGATAACGTCATTGGCTATGGCAGTCATGATGATATGGCAAATGAATTAGCACCAGCCATTAAACGTATTTTAGCCAATGCACATCAGGATGGCCGTGAACTTGCAGTGCTTGTAACAGTTGTAGGTACAGATAAAGATCCTCAAGGTTACGAAAAGCAAATTGAAACCTTAAAAGAAAGTGGTGCAATGATTTGTGAGACAAACGATCAAATGGTTCGTACAGCGATTAAACTGGCAGGAGGAAAAGTGGAACAGCCAGTCCTTGACATACAAAAATTTGAATATACCCAAGAAGACTTGACAGTAGACGAAAAAATTATGTCCTTAATCAATACGAAACCAAGTGTCATCAATATTGGGCTGAAAAGTTTTACAGCAGCTGTTCAGAAGAGCGGATCAGAGTGTGTTCAATTTAACTGGCGGCCAATTGCTGGCGGTGATGAAAAGCTAATGAAAGTGCTTCAATATCTAAACTACTATGAAGGAGAGACAATCTAA